The Prionailurus viverrinus isolate Anna unplaced genomic scaffold, UM_Priviv_1.0 scaffold_35, whole genome shotgun sequence genome window below encodes:
- the NXPH3 gene encoding neurexophilin-3 produces the protein MQLTRCCFVFLVQGSLYLVIYGQDDGPPGSEDPERDDHESQPRPRMARKRGHLSPKSRLVANSTLLGLLAPPGEAWGVLGQPPNRPNHSPPPSAKVKKIFGWGDFYSNIKTVALNLLVTGKIVDHGNGTFSVHFRHNATGQGNISISLVPPSKAVEFHQERQIFIEAKASKIFNCRMEWEKVERGRRTSLCTHDPAKTCSRDHAQSSATWSCSQPFKVVCVYIAFYSTDYRLVQKVCPDYNYHSDTPYYPSG, from the exons atgCAACTGACTCGCTGCTGCTTCGTGTTCCTAGTGCAGGGCAGCCTCTATCTG GTCATCTACGGCCAGGATGACGGTCCTCCCGGCTCCGAGGACCCGGAGCGTGATGACCACGAGAGCCAGCCCCGGCCCCGGATGGCTCGGAAGCGAGGCCACCTCTCACCTAAGTCCCGCCTCGTGGCCAACTCCACTCTCCTAGGGCTGCTGGCTCCCCCCGGGGAGGCATGGGGCGTCCTTGGCCAGCCCCCCAACCGCCCGAACCACAGCCCCCCACCGTCGGCCAAGGTGAAGAAAATCTTCGGCTGGGGTGACTTCTACTCCAACATCAAGACGGTGGCCCTGAACCTGCTCGTCACGGGGAAGATCGTGGACCACGGCAACGGGACCTTCAGCGTCCACTTCCGACACAACGCCACCGGCCAGGGCAACATCTCCATCAGCCTCGTACCGCCCAGTAAAGCTGTAGAGTTCCACCAGGAGCGGCAGATCTTCATCGAAGCCAAGGCCTCCAAGATCTTCAACTGCCGAATGGAGTGGGAGAAGGTGGAACGGGGCCGCCGGACCTCGCTCTGCACCCACGACCCGGCCAAGACCTGCTCCCGAGACCACGCTCAGAGCTCGGCCACCTGGAGCTGCTCCCAGCCCTTCAAGGTCGTCTGCGTCTACATCGCCTTCTACAGCACGGACTATAGGCTGGTCCAGAAGGTGTGCCCAGATTACAACTACCACAGTGATACCCCCTACTACCCCTCCGGGTGA